A region from the Lentimonas sp. CC4 genome encodes:
- a CDS encoding MaoC family dehydratase: protein MNPIKEIPFGRYFEDFGAGAIYHHSVRKTITESDNNLFSLLTMNHHPVHLDQQYAEQAQHGQVLVVGTLVFSLVVGLTVADISGRAVANLMYEAVNHDGPVHLGDTIHAETEVLEMRETNSRNDRGIVYVETRAFNQKDERVLTFRRRVLVPKRNV, encoded by the coding sequence ATGAACCCAATTAAAGAAATTCCATTCGGGCGCTACTTCGAAGATTTTGGAGCAGGCGCGATTTATCATCACAGTGTGCGTAAAACCATTACCGAGAGTGATAATAACCTATTTAGTTTACTCACGATGAATCACCATCCGGTTCATCTTGATCAGCAGTATGCGGAGCAGGCGCAGCATGGTCAGGTGTTAGTCGTTGGCACACTGGTCTTTTCACTGGTGGTTGGCTTGACAGTTGCGGATATCAGTGGTCGGGCAGTGGCAAACCTCATGTATGAAGCTGTAAATCACGATGGCCCTGTGCACCTCGGAGATACGATTCATGCGGAAACCGAGGTCCTAGAGATGCGTGAAACGAATAGCCGCAATGATCGCGGCATTGTTTATGTCGAGACGCGCGCCTTTAATCAGAAGGATGAACGTGTGCTGACTTTTCGTCGCCGTGTGTTAGTGCCTAAGCGCAATGTTTGA
- a CDS encoding aldolase/citrate lyase family protein, whose amino-acid sequence MFDRSYHFIPANRPKLFDRTDSLGADVYVFDLEDAVSRDEKPAALASFEAWVGKQEDLSKVFIRLNGCDDSLAASERILIGKYPQLGVVLPKVTSAKALTQSVDFYRFDRSRRIIGLIEDAAGLNALDAILELKVLRAVGLGLEDFLSHSIFETSQLEKLVDHIRSKIALAALAYGIDAIDTISTDIIGGPQLKSDINDARSAGFNGKFSIHPSQISPINKGFSPSEAVLNKAASITENCNSTDIESGYLKIAGEIISPPKLKKLQTIQQFSDHHGLTR is encoded by the coding sequence ATGTTTGATCGCTCTTATCATTTCATCCCAGCGAATCGGCCGAAGCTGTTTGATCGAACCGACTCTTTGGGGGCGGATGTGTATGTCTTCGATCTGGAAGATGCCGTTTCGCGCGACGAAAAGCCGGCGGCTTTGGCTTCATTTGAAGCATGGGTGGGGAAACAAGAAGATTTAAGTAAAGTTTTCATTCGGTTGAATGGTTGTGACGATTCTCTTGCGGCGTCCGAACGAATCTTGATTGGAAAATACCCGCAATTGGGGGTCGTCTTGCCAAAGGTTACCTCTGCCAAAGCGTTAACACAGTCTGTCGATTTTTACCGATTTGATCGCTCTCGCCGTATTATCGGGCTGATTGAAGATGCTGCTGGGCTCAACGCATTAGATGCAATCCTTGAACTCAAAGTTTTGCGGGCGGTGGGGCTTGGATTGGAAGATTTTCTCAGTCATTCCATCTTTGAAACTTCACAGCTGGAAAAACTGGTCGATCACATCCGAAGTAAGATTGCACTGGCCGCATTGGCCTATGGGATTGACGCCATTGATACGATTTCCACCGATATCATCGGTGGGCCGCAATTGAAGTCTGATATCAACGATGCCCGATCGGCAGGTTTTAATGGGAAATTCTCCATACATCCGAGTCAAATTAGTCCGATTAATAAGGGATTTTCTCCTTCTGAAGCGGTTTTAAATAAAGCGGCTTCGATCACTGAAAATTGTAATTCTACGGATATCGAATCCGGCTATTTAAAAATCGCCGGAGAGATCATCTCGCCCCCGAAACTCAAGAAACTTCAAACCATTCAGCAATTTAGCGATCATCATGGACTTACAAGATAA
- a CDS encoding DegT/DnrJ/EryC1/StrS family aminotransferase, which translates to MKRINVTEPFLPPFEEYVEYLKGIWERNWLTNQGPLVQEFEQKLQAYHSLSTPVHCVTNGALGLQIALKALDVKGEVVTTPFSYVATTACPLWEGCTVKFADIEPDTLTIDPQAVEAEITSETEAILATHVFGNPCDVEALDALGAKHGLAVIYDAAHAFGVTYKGKSILEYGDASMVSLHATKLMHAVEGGFIVAKDSAVSEKMEWMRRFGHKGTEAFHGVGTNAKMSELHAAMGLCNLNHVEEILGNRKAVCDAFDRAFSFQPSSLRALVYRQGASRNYSYYPVIFESEAKLLKAMGKMNDSGIFARRYFYPSLEHVLTSMVGEVTEVSRNIASRIACLPLSATQEQATTEEILSILLAE; encoded by the coding sequence ATGAAACGAATTAACGTAACAGAACCTTTCCTCCCTCCCTTTGAAGAATACGTAGAGTATCTCAAAGGGATTTGGGAGCGCAATTGGCTGACAAACCAAGGGCCGCTGGTTCAAGAGTTTGAGCAAAAGCTTCAAGCCTATCATTCGCTGTCAACACCAGTGCATTGCGTGACTAATGGAGCACTTGGGTTGCAGATCGCACTCAAAGCGCTCGATGTAAAAGGGGAGGTGGTCACCACACCGTTTTCCTACGTTGCGACGACAGCTTGCCCGTTATGGGAAGGCTGCACAGTCAAGTTTGCCGATATCGAACCCGATACACTGACAATTGACCCGCAAGCGGTTGAAGCTGAGATCACTTCAGAAACGGAAGCAATTCTTGCGACACACGTGTTTGGCAACCCCTGCGATGTCGAGGCACTTGATGCGCTCGGGGCAAAACATGGATTGGCGGTTATTTATGATGCAGCACATGCTTTTGGTGTGACTTACAAAGGAAAGAGTATTTTGGAATATGGCGATGCCTCTATGGTTAGCCTGCATGCCACGAAGTTGATGCACGCCGTTGAAGGCGGCTTTATCGTCGCCAAAGACTCTGCGGTTTCCGAGAAGATGGAGTGGATGCGTCGCTTCGGGCATAAAGGCACGGAGGCGTTTCATGGCGTCGGCACCAATGCAAAAATGAGTGAGTTACACGCTGCCATGGGCTTGTGTAATTTAAATCATGTCGAGGAGATTCTAGGTAATCGAAAGGCGGTTTGCGATGCCTTCGATAGGGCCTTCAGCTTTCAGCCCTCAAGTCTTCGAGCTCTTGTTTATCGTCAGGGGGCATCCAGAAACTATTCTTATTACCCTGTAATCTTTGAGTCTGAAGCAAAACTACTGAAGGCCATGGGAAAAATGAACGATTCCGGGATCTTTGCCCGTCGCTATTTTTACCCGAGCTTGGAGCACGTGCTGACTTCGATGGTGGGAGAAGTCACCGAGGTATCTAGAAATATAGCAAGTCGGATCGCTTGTCTTCCTCTTTCGGCGACTCAAGAGCAGGCGACAACTGAAGAGATTCTTTCAATACTTTTAGCAGAATAA